The Euleptes europaea isolate rEulEur1 chromosome 2, rEulEur1.hap1, whole genome shotgun sequence genome has a segment encoding these proteins:
- the LOC130493963 gene encoding leucine-rich repeat-containing protein 25-like, whose translation MSKIQNSAWAQRRNPELLAQGRKGLVWMRGLLAMLLFLHLGHPLEATCPPDNPNNLTSSLGVLNWEGLEPSRTCVNISGQNITEITGIPSQGRSLKELDLSHNSLGSLPDGLLNNTGGLEHLFLQNSGLHELPPALFENADHLKELRLEGNPRLPSVPATLFRLCLETLSVDCRCDVAESISSYCQRLNCTPSISCLCSSPRGFLNVTDFYAQQCRGLSVAMYAAIVISVLAVLLGAAVACVLIRRKKRGAAVQEKRESRTSNGAQPRYISHAGLQANPAQGLGAHADYENVFIGQPQEADRGHMARNSSKQPKSRSHRKVQKANASPPGGEQPIYANAQEVYYNYVETPAPLDEDLYVMPDQ comes from the exons ATGTCCAAAATTCAGAACTCAGCATGGGCGCAAAGGAGGAACCCAGAGCTGTTGGCGCAGGGGCGCAAGGGCTTGGTGTG GATGCGTGGGCTACTGGCGATGCTACTGTTCCTGCACCTCGGGCATCCCTTGGAGGCTACCTGTCCTCCAGACAACCCAAATAACCTAACCAGCTCTTTGGGGGTTCTGAACTGGGAGGGGCTGGAGCCCTCAAGGACCTGTGTGAACATCAGTGGCCAAAACATCACGGAGATCACTGGTATTCCCAGTCAGGGGAGGTCGTTGAAGGAGCTGGACCTGTCCCACAACAGCCTGGGCAGCCTGCCTGACGGGCTCCTGAATAACACTGGGGGTCTGGAGCATCTCTTCCTTCAGAACAGCGGCCTCCATGAGCTTCCGCCTGCACTCTTTGAGAATGCCGACCACCTGAAGGAGCTGAGGCTGGAGGGGAACCCGCGGCTGCCCTCTGTGCCCGCCACGCTGTTCCGACTCTGCCTGGAGACCCTCAGCGTGGACTGCCGGTGCGACGTGGCTGAGAGCATCTCCTCCTATTGCCAGCGGCTCAACTGCACACCAAGCATCTCTTGCCTCTGCTCCTCCCCTCGGGGCTTCCTCAACGTTACCGACTTCTACGCCCAGCAGTGCCGCGGCTTGTCCGTGGCCATGTACGCTGCCATTGTGATCTCCGTCCTGGCTGTGCTCCTGGGAGCAGCTGTGGCATGCGTCCTGATCCGGAGGAAGAAGCGGGGTGCCGCAGTCCAGGAGAAAAGGGAGTCCAGAACGTCCAACGGAGCTCAGCCGAGGTACATCAGCCACGCAGGCTTGCAGGCCAATCCAGCTCAGGGCCTGGGAGCTCATGCCGATTACGAGAACGTCTTCATTGGCCAGCCCCAGGAGGCCGACAGAGGGCACATGGCCCGGAACAGCAGCAAGCAACCCAAGAGCAG GTCCCACCGGAAAGTCCAGAAGGCCAACGCCTCCCCCCCAGGGGGGGAACAGCCCATCTATGCCAACGCTCAAGAGGTGTATTATAACTACGtggagacccccgcccctctgGACGAAGACCTCTACGTCATGCCGGACCAGTGA